Below is a genomic region from Desulfobacter sp..
TTGCCATGATAAATATTATGCTTATAATACACATCCTTGAGTTAATCCTTATGAAAGGCAGTCAACAGCATGGAAGCGGACAAAAAAAAAGAGAATGATATTCATTGCTTATCCTGGGAGGACAAGGAAATCATCCTTATTGGAACCGCCCATGTATCCCGGCGCAGCGCCGAACTTGTGACCCAGACCATTGAGGATGAAACGCCGGATACGGTATGCGTTGAACTGTGCAACACCCGGCTGTCAGCCATCAAGGATGCAGACCGGTGGCGTAACATGGACATTGTAAAAATCATCAAAGATAAAAAAGCCCTGATGCTGTTCATGAATCTTTTGCTCTCCTCTTTTCAGAAAAAAATTGCAGATAAATTTGACATCAAACCGGGCCAGGAAATGCTCAATGCCATTATTGCCGCAGAAAAATCAGGGGCCAGGGTGGTGGCGGCAGACCGGGAAATACAGACGACATTGTCCCGGGTATGGCCGGGGATGGGCTTTTTTGAAAAACTCAAGCTGGTATTTTCCATGGTCTTTTCATTTGGCCAGTCCGACGCCATTGAAGAAGAAGACATTGAAAAAATGAAGCAGGAAGATATTCTCCAGTCTCTGCTTTCGGATGTTAAAGAGGCCCACCCGATTATTGAAAAAGCCCTGATTGACGAGCGGGATCAATTCCTGGCAGACCATATCAGAACCGCTCCGGGCAAAAAAATCATAGCGGTTGTGGGGGCGGCCCACGTTCCCGGAATCAAAACATATATTCAGGAAAAAACCGCCATAGATGTCAATGAACTCAACACAATCCCCAAACCAGGCCATGCCGGTAAAATTCTCAAATGGCTGATTCCCGGACTGATCTTCCTGCTCTTTGCCGCAGGATTCATGATGGAAGGAAAAACAGCCGGTGCTGATATGATCTGGATCTGGATCCTGGCCAATGGCATTTTTGCGGGCATGGGTGCCCTGGTGGCCCTGGCACATCCATATACCATTATCTCCTCCATTATAGCCGCCCCATTAACCTCTTTAAACCCCATGATCGCTGCAGGCTGGGTCTCCGGACTGGTGGAAGCCTTTTCCAGAAAACCCAAGGTCCGCGATTTGGAAGCCATTCCAGAAGATATCACCTCTGTTCGGGGGTTCTGGCGAAACAATGTCACCCGGATCCTTCTCGTGGTCATTTTTACCAATATAGGATCTTCCATCGGCACCATGACCGCAGTTCCGTTGATGCTCAAGCTTTTGTCCTGAAAATGACGGGTTCCCCTTTTTTCATTTAGTCATAAGGGCCTGGCTCATATTATAAAAAACCGGATTTTCCGGCAATTCCGGGTCTCGGCCATATGGTGGGCAGAGCCGGGTTCTTCTTGATTTCCCTTTTCAATGGCATTATACTGTCACCATCGTTCATGTTTGACAAATCACTTAAAAAAACGGAGCTTGGTCGTCCATGGAAATCTTTGTTGCCCGTCAACCGGTTTTAACCGCCCAAAAAAAAAATTTTCGGGTATGAATTATTGTTCAGACTGGGTCTGAAAAACACCTTTCCCGACATTGACGGCGACACGGCGACCTCAGGAGTGCTGTCCAACACCTTTTTCTCCTTTGGGCTCAAAGATATCCTTGGCGGCAAACCCGGACTCATCAATTTCACCCAGGATCTTCTGATAAAACAGACCCCCTTGCTTTTTCCAAAAGAGCATATCATTATTGAAGTATTAGAAGATATTGAGCCGGAACCTGCGGTGATTGAAGCGCTCAAGAAATTCAAGCGCCAGGGATTCCGCATTGCCTTAGATGATTTTGTATACGACAAAAAATTTGATGGGATGATAAGATCTTTGCGACATAATAAGATTTGATCTCATTGAAACCCCTTTGGACACCTTACAGCCTTTGTTCTCTTCTGTTCTCAAGGACAGGCCCATCACCCTGCTGGCCGAAAAGGTGGAGACCCATGAAGAGTTTGAACAGGCCAAGGAGATGGGTTTTGGCCTCTTCCAGGGATATTTTTTCTCCAAACCTGAAATTTTGTCCCAAAAAGACATTTCCGCAAGCCAGACCACCAACCTTAAGCTGCTCAGCGAAACCAGCCGGCAAGACCCTGATTTTAAGTTCATCGAAGATTTGATTAAAAAATCTATCTCAGTCTCTTTTAAACTGCTTAAATTCATCAATTCAGCCTATTTTAATCGCCCTTCGCCCATTGATGCCATCAAGGATGCCATCACTTTTTTAGGAATCGATGAACTGAAAAAATTTATCAATGTGGTGGTGGTCTCTGATTTAAACCCGGACAAACCCAACGAACTGGTCCGTTCATCCATCATCAGGGCCGGAATGTGCGAGCAGTGTGGCAGTCTCATTAAAACAGGATTTACCACCGAAGAATTGTTCACCATAGGCCTTTTCTCATCCATGGATGCCATCATGGACATGCCCATGCCAAAGATCCTCGCCAGCATCACTCTTTCAGACAGGCTCAAAGATGCCCTGCTGGGTAAAGACCCCCAATTCCAGCAGCTTCTTGATCTGATCATCAGTTTTGAGCATGGGGTATGGAACCACCATCGGTTCCAGGGTGAAAAAGACGGGAAACTGATCCGCTGCCTGCCCGGTTTCTACATGGCTTCAGTTAAAATGGCAGATTCCTTTTTGAATATCGGATAACCCCGAAAGGCCCGAATCTTTTTTAGCCGCTTGAATTGGCAATGTATTCAAAAATTAAACGCTATCGGTTCTGGGCGAATTTTTGAATACAGGCAGGATAAAGTTCCCACTCCTTTTCCAGCCCTTTTTTCTTCACCTCATACAGGGTGTCATTCTCATTGATTTCAAATGCCTTTTGCCCGATAATCGGGCCTGTATCCTCACCATAATCAATGAAATGGACTGTACACCCCCCCACCTTGCACCCGTAGGCAAAGGTATCCCCATATCCGTCCGTGCCGGGAAATGAGGGCAGAAGTGCCGGATGAATATTCATGATTCGATGTTTGCCCGGAAGGGTGTTTATCCGATCGATAAAATAGGGGGTGAGCACCCGCATAAACCCTGCAAGCACCAGCAGTTCAATATCATAGGCCAAAATATGGTCCAAAAGCTTTTTTTCTGCAATGGCCCGGGTTTTGAAAAAAAAGACAGCCTTGTCTTTTTCTTTTTTCACATCAAAGAGTTTTTGCTTGCCCAAAATTTCTTCCAAATTAAAATCAGAAGGAAGGATCTCGTCCAAATTATTCTTCCAGCCCCATGAAATGATTTGGCCATAATCCACGACAAAGGTCTCAATCCCGGCCTTGTGAGCTCGATCCAACCCCTTTACCCCGGGGACATCAGAACCTGTAAACAAAATTTTTGCATCTATACGATTGGCATGGCAGGCATCAATAATCGCCTGAAGATTAGTGCCCCCGCCAGATATCAAGGTTCCAACCTTAAGTTTGTCCATGGTCCTCTCCCCTTTGATTATTGATTTCCATACCCGTTCTGGGCGCCGCAGTCCGGACATTCCCAGGTAATTCCGTTGCAGGTCATTCCCCACTGGTTTTCATACATGCAGGTCTGGCACATGGAAAACCCGCACCGGCACTGCCAGCAGAACATGGCCTCCTGTCCGCAGCAATGACAGCGATGGCTTCTCTTGAGCCGTCTTTTTTCTTTCCTGGTACTGGCTTTTTCAGGCATAATATACTTCTCCTTTCCTTAAAAAGATAGTATATATGCCCATAATTTAAGAATATTTCAATACGCAAATCAAGGAATCTCACCATGGCGGAAGAAAAAACCATTTTCCTCATTGACGGCAGCGCCTTTCTTTACCGGGCGTTTCATGCCATCCGCAGCCTTTCCACATCCAAGGGACATCCCACCAATGCCACATTTGGATTCACCCGGATCCTGCTAAAACTGCTCAAGGAAAAGCAGCCCCGGTATGCAATGATGTGTTTTGATGTCAAAGGCCCGACCTTCCGCCATGAGCTTTATAAGGAGTACAAGGCCCACCGTCCGCCCATGCCTGAGGATCTTACCCTGCAGATACCGGATATCAAAGAGGTGACAGCCGCCCTGAACATCCCCATTGTGCAGAAACCCGGATTTGAGGCCGATGACCTTTTGGGCACCTATGCCCGCCTGGCCCAGGAACAGGGGTTCAAAGTCGTCATGGTCACAGGGGACAAGGACTTTATCCAGCTTGTCACCGACGACTGCATTCTCTGGGACCCCATGAAGGACAAAATCACAGACCGTAACGCCGTCAAAGAGGAAATGGGCATAGAACCTGAACAATTTATAGATGTGC
It encodes:
- a CDS encoding TraB/GumN family protein; translation: MEADKKKENDIHCLSWEDKEIILIGTAHVSRRSAELVTQTIEDETPDTVCVELCNTRLSAIKDADRWRNMDIVKIIKDKKALMLFMNLLLSSFQKKIADKFDIKPGQEMLNAIIAAEKSGARVVAADREIQTTLSRVWPGMGFFEKLKLVFSMVFSFGQSDAIEEEDIEKMKQEDILQSLLSDVKEAHPIIEKALIDERDQFLADHIRTAPGKKIIAVVGAAHVPGIKTYIQEKTAIDVNELNTIPKPGHAGKILKWLIPGLIFLLFAAGFMMEGKTAGADMIWIWILANGIFAGMGALVALAHPYTIISSIIAAPLTSLNPMIAAGWVSGLVEAFSRKPKVRDLEAIPEDITSVRGFWRNNVTRILLVVIFTNIGSSIGTMTAVPLMLKLLS
- the purN gene encoding phosphoribosylglycinamide formyltransferase codes for the protein MDKLKVGTLISGGGTNLQAIIDACHANRIDAKILFTGSDVPGVKGLDRAHKAGIETFVVDYGQIISWGWKNNLDEILPSDFNLEEILGKQKLFDVKKEKDKAVFFFKTRAIAEKKLLDHILAYDIELLVLAGFMRVLTPYFIDRINTLPGKHRIMNIHPALLPSFPGTDGYGDTFAYGCKVGGCTVHFIDYGEDTGPIIGQKAFEINENDTLYEVKKKGLEKEWELYPACIQKFAQNR